A genomic window from Struthio camelus isolate bStrCam1 chromosome 2, bStrCam1.hap1, whole genome shotgun sequence includes:
- the RPL15 gene encoding large ribosomal subunit protein eL15, producing the protein MGAYKYIQELWRKKQSDVMRFLLRVRCWQYRQLSALHRAPRPTRPDKARRLGYKAKQGYVIYRVRVRRGGRKRPVPKGATYGKPVHHGVNQLKFARSLQSVAEERAGRHCGALRVLNSYWVGEDSTYKFFEVILIDPFHKAIRRNPDTQWITKPVHKHREMRGLTSAGRKSRGLGKGHKFHHTIGGSRRAAWRRRNTLQLHRYR; encoded by the exons ATGGGTGCTTACAAGTACATCCAGGAGCTATGGAGGAAAAAGCAGTCAGATGTGATGCGTTTCCTCCTTCGTGTCCGCTGTTGGCAGTATCGCCAGCTGTCTGCCTTGCATCGAGCTCCCCGGCCGACCAGACCAGACAAAGCTCGCAGGCTGGGATACAAGGCTAAGCAAG GTTATGTTATCTACCGTGTCCGTGTTCGCCGTGGTGGTCGTAAACGCCCAGTCCCAAAAGGTGCAACGTATGGTAAACCTGTGCATCATGGTGTTAACCAGCTGAAGTTTGCCCGGAGTCTTCAGTCTGTAGCAGAG gaACGTGCTGGCCGTCACTGTGGGGCTCTGAGAGTCTTGAACTCCTACTGGGTGGGTGAAGACTCCACTTACAAGTTTTTTGAAGTGATCCTGATTGATCCCTTCCATAAGGCCATCAGGCGCAACCCTGATACCCAATGGATCACCAAGCCAGTTCACAAACACAGAGAGATGCGTGGCCTGACATCAGCCGGACGGAAGAGTCGAGGTCTTGGCAAGGGCCACAAATTCCATCACACCATTGGTGGCTCACGtcgtgctgcctggagaagacgCAATACCCTGCAGCTGCACCGTTACCGTTAA